The window TTTCGAGCTGGCGGCAGTAGCTTAACTCACTGTCCACTAAACCCGGCGCAGCTCACTCACGCGGGTCACTTCGCGGATTGTAGCAAGTCGCGTAGAGAACGTGTTGCGGCGGTTCGAAGCAGCAGCGCAAGGAGAAGCACAATTGTGTGCCGCGCTTCAGGCCACTGTCCGAGACGCTGCAATTGCACCACTGTGGATGGCCGCTGAGGCTGAGGTAAAAGAAGTCATTGCAACCGCGGATTATGGACGAGCACTCCAGATCTTCAGCCACAAGGGTCTCGTCGAGCTAGTCGGCAACGTCTTTGGCCTCAAGACCAGCCAATTCGTCCGTCTCGTGAAGCAGCTCCTCCTCAGCGACCAACGCGCACCAACTCTAGTCGCGCTGCGGATTAACCTGCCGACGATAGCCTTTTGACGGACACCTCGTGTGCCGCTGTCTAACCGAGCGTTGGTGCCGATGGCGCTATCCGGGAAGCGACCGCGGGCGGCCGGAATGAGCGCACCGATCTGACTGGCGCGCCCGCCCGCGGACGCCTCTATTCGAAGCGCCGCAGCACAACGCCGTTCGTTAGGCACTTCAACAACTATGACTGCTCTGATGGAATTCAACGAACGGCTACAGCTCTTCAACTCCAAAGTCGAGTTGTTGTCACAGCGATCGTTCTTCGGCCATCTGACGTCTCAGCCGACGAATGTTCGCCTTAAGTGGGACCGGGATACAGGGTGGGAGTCGTCGTTTGCGGGCCCGGCGGACGAGTCAATTGAAGCTTCCGTTCTTACCATCCGGCAGTTCATGCAAGACAACGACCCGATCTCGATCAGGAACGTGGCGAACTCATACGTAACGAGTGGAGTTGACCAATCCACCATTGACGAGTACCAGAAAGTGAGGGGGTGGCTCAACGACTATCTGGATCGCGAATCGAACCTTGGCGTGGCCGAAGGGAAACAGCTGACGAACCGCGAGATCCTTTTCACCTTTGTCTACGGCGGCCTAGCTCATTCATCTGAGCCCTACCATTCGAGATATCGCGGCTTAATGGGAAGTCCATTCGCGAGTCTCTTGAAAGTCTTGTTCGTTGAGGTGCTGGGCAAGTTCATGTCTACCTTGAGGATGCTCGCCACGGTGAACCGTCGTGTGATCAATCCCGAGGGAACCGGTGCTCATTCACCACCGGCGGACGATGCGAGCGCTATCGCGCCGAGTGCCTGACACCGCGTTGCTGCTGCCGGCACGTGCCTTTGGAAGCAGCTGGCTCACTTCGCTCGCCTGCGGCATCTTTCGCGATGCGCCCCGGCAGAACGCGGATGGATAGGCGGGTGTACCGATGTGTAACCTGAGCCCACAATGGCGGTCGACCGGCAGTACGGACTCATAGAGCGGCTGGACAGGCACCTTGACGAGACGCTTACGCGCTTCGACGAAGCACGTACGCCCATCTGGGAAAGCCAAGCTGACGTTGGGAGGACTTTAGTAACCCTTGCTTCAGGGTCACTCGTAATAAGTATCACGTGGGTGCAGTTTTTGGTTACCAAGGTGCCACACCCCGAATGGCGACTGCTTCTGATCACATCATGGAGTCTGTTCGCATTAACAGTCATTCTCGCAGCAGCTCGCCAAGGTTGGTCTGGACGCGCGCGATCATATCGTCTTGGGTTTGAGCGCCGTCGCGGGGACCTGCGTGCAGTGATAGCGCGCATTGACGCAGCCGGTGGAGGCAGCGACGAAATAGATGCCGCTATCGCGACAGTCGTGGAGGAGGCCAATAGGTATCCGGCAAGCGCAGTGCGCGTTTACAACGGTATCTCGCACGTGATGTTTTGGTCCTTCGCGATTGGGTTGATCTCGCTGTTAGGGTTTGCCTTGAGGAATCTGCCTTTTTGACTGCGCTACGCACGCTCAAGTTCCAACCCACCGCTCGCATGTCATCCAGCCGCGTGAGCCGCAGGTGGCGAGAACCCACCGCCCTGATGGCGTGTAGAGTGGCACGCATGCCGCAATGCGCGGCGTCGGGCTTTACCGCGATGGTAGAGATGCAGTTCTGACGGTGAGCTACAGCGTTCCGGAAGGGGTCTCGTCCGGGTAGTTCTTGGCCAAGGCCCCTTCGTAGAGAGCGCGCGCTTCGAGCGCTTCCTCGATCGCCTTCCGAACATCCACACGCGTCAGGTCGAGCACCCGCAGTTTCCCCTTGACCTCGGCGACCGCCTCAACTCGCCTGAATGCATCGGGGTGCGTCGCGGCGTAACGGGCTAATCCCTGCAGCTTGGCCAATGCATCAGCCCAAGCGACGCTATGCGGATCCACGATGTCCACCACGATCCTGCCCTTCGAGTCCTCGGCGAAGAACAGGAAGTCGGGCCGAAGAGTCTTCGTGTCGTCACCATCCATGTAGGCCACGCCCAGTGAATCCTGCGTGGGCCGACCGGGATTCCGGTACCAGAACCGGAAGCCGTCGCGCTTCATCTCAGCACGGAGCACGGCCCGCTCCCACTCGTTCAGCTCGGCCGGATAGGCTCCCTGGCCGTCGCAGAGCACATGGTTCTCGTATGCCTGCAGCTTCGTTTCGCTACCATCCTTCTCGCGCGCGGCGGTCAACTCCCATCGCGACACGGGTCGCGCGAGATCAACGTCCTGCGGCTCGCGGCTGAGCGCTCTGATCTCGCGGTAAGCCTCCTGCCGGTCGTCGGGCAGCTCCTTGATTTGCTCCCGGTACTTCCTCAGCCATTCCTCCGCGAGCTTCGTGGCCTCGGCGTCGATGTACACGTCCAGGTTCTGCATCAGTCCCAGCGCGCCGATGTCCTCGCGCGCCTCGATCAACGCATCATCGAAGTCGTACTCTTTCTCGGGTTTCTGCCGCGCGCGGTGCTCCGTGTAGGTGCGGGCGATATCCGGGCTGATGATGCGCGCGGTGCGGCGGTACGCATCGTTGATGACGACTGCATCCGCCTCCGTCTGGAATGACCGGAACTCCGTTACCTGCGCCTTGACGTGGAGAACAATCGTTCGGCCCTCGACAGTCTTCACCGATTCTCGTTTGGACTTGAACTCGTAGGGATTCTTTGCGATGAATGCATCGAGCGCCTTGTGCATCGCCGCGTGCGCTTTCTGCCCCGCCTTCGGCAACAAGGCATCCATCGCCAGCTCGTGCGCGAGCGCGGTCAGGCGCTTCGGCGGCCTCGCGCCGTGCTGAGGGCGCGTCTGTGACGGTAGGGAAGTGAACACGTCCCAGATCACGGCGGTCACCGCCGGGTTGGGCTTCATTTCGACCGGATTGATAAGGATGCGGCCAAGCGGTGGTACGTCTCCGCCTCCCTGCATCAACGCATCCACGACGTCCTTGACTGCCTTCTCGTCGAAGAACGGAAGCAGGCAGTCCACGGAGTTGAGACGGTCGTTGCCGGGAATGCGGCGGGCGAGCGGCGTGCGTACCATGCGCCCAAGTAACTGGGTGATGTGTGTGGGGTCCTTTGCGGGCCGGAACGAGACCATCACCTCGGCGCGCGGGCAGTCCCAGCCCGTGCTGATGGCGTCCTTGGCGAGGAGCACGCGCACCCAGGTGGCGTCCTGCACGCGCTCGGGGGAGATGTAGGGGACGGTGTGCCTGCCGAAAGTCTGCGTGGTGTGCTCACCGAACACGTGCGCAATGCAATCCTCGGGAAGGTCGGACCACCGCTGAAAGATCGTGTCGAGCCACTGCCCGACCTCATTGGGGTTCGGCGTATTCGGCACCTGGAGGACCATTAGCGGCACGACACTCTCGCCGCTTTCCTGCTCTTTGCCGTACTTCGCCCACTCGGTGGCGGATTCCCGGAGCTTGTCCGTGGCGAGCCGCACCAGAACGGTATCGAACTGGCCTTCCTCGTCGGGGATGTCCACAACGATGGTGTCCTTCAGCAGCCCCGAGTCCTGGACCCGGGCGGCGTCCACCTGCACTCCCGGAAGCGTCGTGCGCCCCATTGCGCCTTCCATCGCGCGGTTGAACCGCTCGACCGTAGCGGAAATGCCGAGCACGACGGGGACCCCCGGCACGCCCTTCTCGCCGTTGATGAGCCGCTTCACGAGGGTGGATTTCTCGATTTCCGCGGCCCGACTGGGCTTGCCCATACCGCGGTGCGCCTCGTCCAGCACGAGGTAGAGCGTGAGCGACGGGTCCTCGATGGTGTTGCGGATGGTGTCCCAGATCGTGTGCGCGCGCATATCGGCGCGCATCTGGGGGAAGCCATGCTGGTCCTCCTCACTCTGATCGAAGCCGCGAACGAGCCGACTGTTCTTGCCGAGCTTCTGCGTGTTGAGGAAGTAGATCTTCCCGGGCTCGAATCGTTGGCGATGAAAGCTGTTGTCAACCACCACCATATCCGTGCTGCGGAGCCGGTCGGCGGACGCCATCAGGCGAAAGCGCGTCTGTTCGTTCAGGGATGGGTCGTCGCTGAACCAGATCACGACAGCACCGGGGTCGGCGTCGAAGTCATAGTCATCGTCGCCGTGGAACAGCGCCTCGAATACCGCCGCCGCCATGACCGTCTTGCCCGCGCCGGTGGGCGCGGTGAGCGAGAAGGCATGTCGTTCGCTTTCCTCGCGCCAGCGCTTCCGCGCCTTACGAACGCTGGCGAGGATCTCGCGGACCGCATCGTCCTGATAGTCCTTGAGGGTGACCTTCATCCTTCGCTCCCGTTAGCGAAGGCGAAATTCGTCAGGTAGGACTCGTACAGGCGAACCGATTCCACACCCTCTGGCAGTCGTCGCGCGAGCGCCTGGAAGCGGCGCTCGTCGTCAGTGACGATGTAGGCGATGCGCAGATCCTTGCTCTTGCGGACCGCCTTAAGAAACGGCGTCGCCTCGTCGAGCTCCGTAAGCAGCCCGTACGTGTCCACCACTTTCCAGCCGGCGGTAGGAATCTTCTCGATGCGCCGCCCTCGGCTGCCCGCGCGCATCCAGAGCAGTGGTGCGATGCGGGCGAAGGCCACGTGGTGGCTGACCGCAACCGGCGTCTCGTAGGTGAGTGTGAAGAACTCAGCGTTCTCCTCGAAGCCATCGGACATCGGGAATTCATCCATGAATTTGTAGGCGCCATCGAGGAGTTCGCCTTCTGGGGTCGTTCCACTAATGGCAGCGGCGATCCGCGGCTTCGTGATATGGTCGCAGATGCCCATCCGCTCCCAATCTGGATCGCCCGGGCGAAGCCCCTTGTTTCGCAAGCCGTCGTGCTCAACGGCGGCAACTTCGTTGTTCGTTACGGAGATGCACTGACGCCGACCACCATCCTGCTGGTTCAATCGCAGGATCGCATGAGCGGTGGTGCCGGACCCGGCAAAGAAGTCGAGTGCTACTGCGTTTTGCCTTTCGCCGACAAAGAAGCGAAGCGTGTCTTCGACTGCATAAAGAGACTTGGGGAATGGGAATGATCGCTTCGGGAGGAGGTCAGCAAGCACCAGAGTGCCGCCCGTCTCCGCGTTGTGTGACGGTCTGACCCAGGTGGAGGTTGGGGTCTTGAGCTTGTCCGCCACATATTCTGCGATCACGCTATTGTCGGGTGCTCGGCCGACGACTGCCGCTCGACCCGACTCAATGTCCTCAATCTTCCCGGAGGTCATGTACGAGATCTCCCACTCTTGTGGCTTGGTGGGCGTGTGACGACCAACGCGCACGAAGCCTTTCGCATGGATGACGCGCAATGCGGGCGCAGTCAGCCCCCAGTTCATCTCGACTCCATTCTCGCGAATAGGGAAAACCGCGGTGCAGCCTTTTCGAGTCGGAGCGTCTGATCGGGGAACATGGTGAGGCAACGCATCGCCGACGTGTACGATGTGGCCCTCTCGGCTGACATAAATCGGATAGAACTGCGCAGTCCCCCCCTTGGGCTTGCCCCGCGCTGACGCGGCATCGCTGCGTCGCAATGTTCTCCAAGGAACGCGAGTGCCGCCGCCAAAATCGGGGTCGACCTCCTTGCCCACGGTCGCAGTCCCGAGCATAACTATGAACAGGTACTCATCCGACCGAGCGAATCGTCCCGGTCGATGTCGCCCGCGTGGGTTTACAACGGTCGTTACCATCTCGATCACGCTTCCCAGGAACACCTGTTCGAGCAATAGGCCAAGTCTCAAGTACTCCTTTTCGTCGATTGTAACGATGAGTACTGAGTTTGACGGACTCAGTAATTCGCGAGCGAGAAGCAGTCGCCGTTCCATGAAGGCCAACCACTTACTGTGGCGATACAGATCGTCTTCCTCGACGTAATCATTGTTGTATTTCCAATCCCTAGCTCCACTGTTGTAAGGCGGATCGATGTAGATCGCGTCCACCGTGCCGCGGTGCGACCACGTCAGTGCCTTGAGCGCGTGATAGTTCTCCGCATTGATCACTGTGTGATACGGCTTGTCGCCGCCGCGCTCCACCTTTCCCGTGCTCACCAGACCGGGATAGATGGTGTCCTTGAACTCGGCGACGACGACGAGGTCTTCGACGGGCACTGACTGCGTTTCCGGCGTCGCCGCGTCGAGTAGCACCAGGTCGGCGATTTTTCGTTTGCTGGCGGTGGCGATCTTCACTACGTGCCACAGACGCTGGTCACCCTTCTTCGTTGACCCGCGCTCGGGCAACACTCTGACCTTGTCGCCCTTCCGGATAGGACGCAGCGGCAGCTCGACCGCCTCCGGCCGATGGCGCTCGAAATTCAACCCGAACGGCAGGCGCGACGACAGCGCCTTGAACTCCCGTTCGAGGTCCGCGCCCACCTGCGGGTCCTTGGCTTTTGCCTGGGCAATCAGGTCAGTCAGTCGAGACACGTTCGCTCATTTGCTCCGGGAAGACGGACGCCGGCGATGCCGAGCACTGCCCGTCGCCAAAGAAACTAGTCGTTCTCGAAGAGCGCCACCGTCTCCGGCGCGGCAGGGAGGTTGACCGCAGGCTGCCACGCGGCAACTTCACACCGCCTGTCGGGTATTGATGTTGCGATTCCGGAAGCGATCGTAAGGTTCCAGCAGGGAGGCGCAATGACGGAACACTGGACTCCGACCCTGTCAGAAGAGGGGTCAAAAGAAGTCTTTGCAGAGCAGCAGTCGCGTGAGGCGGAGACGCCGCAGCGGCGGGATATGCTCGAGCGCGTGCGAGCGGCATTTCGCGCGCTTGGTCGCCAGGATACTGAAAGGCGGGTCAGCACGGTCCGCTGATCCGATTTCCACTCAAGTGCGTTATGGCGACAGGGCCAGCGGTTGCATATTCCGAGAACCTCCTCCAGTATCCAGTCATGATTTCGCGCGCCATCGCCGTCGATGAACTGACTGCCGAAGAGCGACTCGAGCTCATCGGGCGGCTCTGGGATAGCCTGGACCCTGCTGCCGCCGCGCCCGTGACCGACGCGCTTGCCGCCGAGCTTGATCGCCGCGAGGCCGATGCCGACGCGACCCCCGACGAAGGGGATGAGTGGCCTGAGGTGAAGGCCGCACTGAGCAAGAAGCTCTGGTAAGTGCGGACGTTGCGCGTCCGTCGCGTCGCGCGGCGCGAAATCGAGGCGGCGTTCGAATGGTACCTTGCACGGTCTCCGACGGCCGCGCGGCGATTCCTGGACGAAGTTGACCACGCGATCACGACGCTCCACGCCAACCCTGAACGCCACGCCGTTGTTCGCGGCCGACTCCGCCGCGTGTTGCTGCGGCAATTTCCGTACGCCGTGTATTACAAGGTCTACCCCGCGACGATCAGCGTTGTCGGCGTGATTCACGGGCATCGCCACCCAGAGACCTGGCTGAAGCGTGCTGCGCCATAACCAGCAATTGCAGCAGACGGCGCTTTCTGTCGGTAGCGGCTGGCGGTCTTCGCCCGCCAGCCGCATCATATGTGATGCGCCGCAGCTGAATTGCGGTCGTTATGCCGAGCCAGCCTTCGACCAACATCTCAGACACGCGGAGAATCCGATAAAGACGCTTGCCTCTGTTATGGCAATGTTCGCGTGCCTCGTCCGCATAACCGAGCTCGACCAGCGGAGTCAGGTGCTCACGCTGGACGGCGGCTTCCGCGTGTATCGGCGAAACCGCAGGCAGTCGGTTCCAACGATCATGCCCGGCCGCTAGCTGCGATGCGACCGCTTCCCGTACCGCGTTGTCTAGTTGCTGTTCTCGGTGTGACCATGTTCGCGGCGTGCGAAAGGGCACCGGACGATCGCGCCGACAGCCCCTCTTCTCGGCTCTCCCTTGGCTTCGCGGTGGATACATCCGCTGCGGCCATTTCTCTTTGGGCGGTAGATCCAGCGCGTGCCGCGCTTCCAGCAGTGGTGCGAGCATGGGACGCGTATCTCACTGTCCGCGGGGACTCGACAAAGCGGCTCTCGTTCTGGTCCACCGCGGATCGCCAGCGTACACCCGACCCGGATCTCGTCCTGTACTCCGAGGGCTACGTATCACAAAGCAATGCGATACTCGTTGAAGCACTCCCTCTCGTAGCTGGGGATTCCTCGAAATGGGTATTGCGCACGGTCTACGTTGGCGGGGGCACAGCGGCGCGTCCGGGACTTCTGGCCATGGAACGCATCCATGTCGTGCAGGAGGAAGGACGGTGGGTGTTGGCGCATCCGAGCTCAGCGGAAACCGAGGGCTGGCGCCGTGAGCGAGTGGGGTTGATCGAGTATGTCGTCCACCCCGTGCTCCGCTTTGACGCGACACGGGCACTGGAAACCGCGCAATGGGTCGAAGATACGGCGCAGCGGTTCGGCGTCTCCGATGTCCGCCCGATCACGTATTATCTCGTGCCCGACCTGCCTGCCGCGTTTCGCGTCATGGGCCTGGACTGGGGCCTCACCAGCGATCGAGTGGGAGGGAAAGCCAACGCACGTGCTCGGGTGGTTTTCGCCGCGGATCCGCGATTTGGCGAAGCCTATCTACACGAACTGGCGCATGTGCTCTTGCACCCGATCACGGGAGGCGCGTCAGCGTTCGTACAAGAGGGAATTGCGCAATGGCTGGGTGGTGCGCGGGGCAAGGCATTGCCGGGCGTGTTGCACGATCTGGCCGGCTACCTCGATCGGCGGCCAACCATCGGGTTACGCGCGATCCTCACCGACGACGGCTC of the Gemmatimonadaceae bacterium genome contains:
- a CDS encoding DEAD/DEAH box helicase family protein, whose product is MKVTLKDYQDDAVREILASVRKARKRWREESERHAFSLTAPTGAGKTVMAAAVFEALFHGDDDYDFDADPGAVVIWFSDDPSLNEQTRFRLMASADRLRSTDMVVVDNSFHRQRFEPGKIYFLNTQKLGKNSRLVRGFDQSEEDQHGFPQMRADMRAHTIWDTIRNTIEDPSLTLYLVLDEAHRGMGKPSRAAEIEKSTLVKRLINGEKGVPGVPVVLGISATVERFNRAMEGAMGRTTLPGVQVDAARVQDSGLLKDTIVVDIPDEEGQFDTVLVRLATDKLRESATEWAKYGKEQESGESVVPLMVLQVPNTPNPNEVGQWLDTIFQRWSDLPEDCIAHVFGEHTTQTFGRHTVPYISPERVQDATWVRVLLAKDAISTGWDCPRAEVMVSFRPAKDPTHITQLLGRMVRTPLARRIPGNDRLNSVDCLLPFFDEKAVKDVVDALMQGGGDVPPLGRILINPVEMKPNPAVTAVIWDVFTSLPSQTRPQHGARPPKRLTALAHELAMDALLPKAGQKAHAAMHKALDAFIAKNPYEFKSKRESVKTVEGRTIVLHVKAQVTEFRSFQTEADAVVINDAYRRTARIISPDIARTYTEHRARQKPEKEYDFDDALIEAREDIGALGLMQNLDVYIDAEATKLAEEWLRKYREQIKELPDDRQEAYREIRALSREPQDVDLARPVSRWELTAAREKDGSETKLQAYENHVLCDGQGAYPAELNEWERAVLRAEMKRDGFRFWYRNPGRPTQDSLGVAYMDGDDTKTLRPDFLFFAEDSKGRIVVDIVDPHSVAWADALAKLQGLARYAATHPDAFRRVEAVAEVKGKLRVLDLTRVDVRKAIEEALEARALYEGALAKNYPDETPSGTL
- a CDS encoding DNA methyltransferase, coding for MSRLTDLIAQAKAKDPQVGADLEREFKALSSRLPFGLNFERHRPEAVELPLRPIRKGDKVRVLPERGSTKKGDQRLWHVVKIATASKRKIADLVLLDAATPETQSVPVEDLVVVAEFKDTIYPGLVSTGKVERGGDKPYHTVINAENYHALKALTWSHRGTVDAIYIDPPYNSGARDWKYNNDYVEEDDLYRHSKWLAFMERRLLLARELLSPSNSVLIVTIDEKEYLRLGLLLEQVFLGSVIEMVTTVVNPRGRHRPGRFARSDEYLFIVMLGTATVGKEVDPDFGGGTRVPWRTLRRSDAASARGKPKGGTAQFYPIYVSREGHIVHVGDALPHHVPRSDAPTRKGCTAVFPIRENGVEMNWGLTAPALRVIHAKGFVRVGRHTPTKPQEWEISYMTSGKIEDIESGRAAVVGRAPDNSVIAEYVADKLKTPTSTWVRPSHNAETGGTLVLADLLPKRSFPFPKSLYAVEDTLRFFVGERQNAVALDFFAGSGTTAHAILRLNQQDGGRRQCISVTNNEVAAVEHDGLRNKGLRPGDPDWERMGICDHITKPRIAAAISGTTPEGELLDGAYKFMDEFPMSDGFEENAEFFTLTYETPVAVSHHVAFARIAPLLWMRAGSRGRRIEKIPTAGWKVVDTYGLLTELDEATPFLKAVRKSKDLRIAYIVTDDERRFQALARRLPEGVESVRLYESYLTNFAFANGSEG
- a CDS encoding addiction module protein, which codes for MISRAIAVDELTAEERLELIGRLWDSLDPAAAAPVTDALAAELDRREADADATPDEGDEWPEVKAALSKKLW
- a CDS encoding type II toxin-antitoxin system RelE/ParE family toxin, with translation MRTLRVRRVARREIEAAFEWYLARSPTAARRFLDEVDHAITTLHANPERHAVVRGRLRRVLLRQFPYAVYYKVYPATISVVGVIHGHRHPETWLKRAAP